One genomic segment of Spirochaeta cellobiosiphila DSM 17781 includes these proteins:
- a CDS encoding MerR family transcriptional regulator produces MNRQEFSLIIGISPEALRFYEKEGLLKPKRNPSNGYRVYDEGDHLRIDMILRFKRFGFTLNEIKTFFNYLDRTPKEDQEFKLFLRQKINHLEKQREDILTMKNALESFLTREDKPSCEVFGKIINRS; encoded by the coding sequence ATGAATAGACAAGAGTTTTCCCTAATCATAGGAATATCTCCTGAAGCTCTCAGATTCTATGAGAAGGAAGGTTTACTAAAACCTAAACGTAATCCCTCTAATGGATATAGGGTCTATGATGAGGGGGATCACCTCAGAATAGATATGATTCTGAGATTCAAACGATTTGGTTTTACCTTAAATGAAATCAAAACTTTTTTTAATTATTTAGACAGGACTCCAAAAGAAGACCAGGAATTCAAACTATTTCTGAGACAGAAGATTAATCATTTAGAAAAGCAAAGGGAAGATATTCTCACAATGAAAAACGCTTTGGAGAGCTTTCTGACGCGAGAAGATAAGCCCTCTTGCGAAGTTTTTGGAAAAATAATAAATAGGTCTTGA
- a CDS encoding ThuA domain-containing protein codes for MNDNSKINLAVVTGGKAFDVPQFYELFDSMSSIKAYIQHLDDYASTSKEQRDFYDVLLFFTFMREAPTDEGIPPYRGKPLSVLQELGNTNQGIVLFHHGCLSFPGWSFWDNLSGLPKRYLDYYEHDEPIAVNIANPGHPIAEGLNNWKMLDEAYCMAEPEKECEVIFQTDHPKSMKALGWTKNWGQSRMFCTLSGHDHQTWKDPHFRQMLEQSIQWTCHRR; via the coding sequence ATGAATGACAATTCCAAAATAAACTTAGCTGTCGTAACCGGCGGAAAAGCCTTTGATGTTCCTCAATTCTATGAATTATTTGACAGTATGTCATCTATCAAAGCCTATATCCAGCATCTTGATGACTATGCTTCTACATCAAAAGAACAAAGAGATTTCTATGATGTCCTATTATTTTTTACTTTTATGAGAGAAGCCCCCACTGACGAAGGTATTCCTCCGTATAGGGGAAAACCTTTAAGTGTACTTCAAGAATTGGGAAATACAAACCAAGGGATTGTCCTATTCCATCACGGCTGTTTGTCCTTTCCCGGCTGGTCTTTCTGGGATAATTTGTCTGGCCTTCCTAAACGCTATCTAGATTACTATGAACATGATGAACCTATAGCTGTTAATATTGCTAATCCTGGCCATCCTATAGCAGAAGGTTTGAATAACTGGAAGATGCTAGATGAAGCCTATTGTATGGCCGAACCAGAAAAGGAATGTGAGGTCATTTTTCAAACTGATCATCCTAAGAGTATGAAGGCCTTGGGGTGGACAAAGAATTGGGGGCAAAGCCGCATGTTTTGTACTCTATCAGGGCATGATCATCAGACATGGAAAGACCCCCATTTTAGACAAATGTTAGAACAGTCCATCCAATGGACTTGTCACAGACGGTAG
- a CDS encoding DUF362 domain-containing protein: protein MAYQITDACSECGSCQPECPVDAISEGSPYSIDADTCIDCGACAEVCPVEAIKA from the coding sequence ATGGCATATCAAATTACAGATGCTTGCAGTGAATGTGGATCTTGCCAACCTGAATGTCCAGTTGACGCAATCAGTGAAGGAAGTCCTTATTCAATTGATGCAGATACTTGCATAGACTGTGGGGCTTGTGCAGAAGTTTGCCCTGTAGAGGCAATCAAAGCTTAA
- a CDS encoding Fur family transcriptional regulator, translated as MRITKEEALSRFKKYLQKNGRFITFERTVIFDEVFHFDGHFEAEELVEILKKGENRISRATIYRTLKMFEEIGFVRKMYERDRHATYEFIHENTHFGHLICERCGKVIELRGHSMEALEDRICQKHRFRPSHINLQINGVCSTCVEKEEAEESENTYKSDY; from the coding sequence ATGCGGATTACAAAAGAAGAAGCTCTGTCCCGGTTTAAAAAATACCTACAGAAAAATGGACGGTTTATTACTTTCGAAAGGACTGTTATTTTTGATGAAGTATTTCATTTTGATGGGCACTTTGAAGCTGAAGAATTAGTAGAAATTCTTAAAAAAGGTGAAAATAGAATCTCAAGAGCTACCATTTACCGAACCTTAAAGATGTTCGAAGAAATAGGTTTTGTTCGAAAAATGTATGAGCGTGATCGTCATGCTACTTATGAATTTATCCATGAAAACACACATTTTGGTCACCTTATCTGTGAACGATGTGGAAAAGTTATTGAACTTAGGGGCCATAGTATGGAAGCCCTGGAAGATAGAATCTGCCAAAAACATCGGTTCCGACCTTCTCACATCAATCTACAAATCAACGGTGTCTGTTCTACCTGCGTAGAGAAAGAAGAGGCCGAAGAATCAGAAAATACTTACAAATCCGATTATTAA